ccttagaggctaaggtgaacaagttttctccctcctccttatgacacccttttagatacctgaagactgctatcacgtcccctctcagtcttctcttttccaaactaaacaaacccaattctttcagccttctttcataggtcatgttctcaagacctttaatcattcttgttgctcttctctggaccctctccaatttctccacatctttcttgaaatgcggtgcccagaactggacacaatactccagttgaggcctaaccagcgcagagtacagaggaagaatgacttcttgtgtcttgctcacaacacacctgttaatgcatcccagaatcatgtttgctttttttgcaagagcatcacactgttgacccatatttagcttgtggtccactataacccctagatccctttctgctgtactccttcctagacagtcttcccattctgtatgtgtgaaactgatttttccttcctaagtggagcactttgcatttgtctcccCCCGTCCCTCCAtcgcttgtggtccactataacccctagatccctttctgctgtactccttcctagatagtctcttcccattctgtatgtgtgaaactgatttttccttcctaagtggagcactttgcatttgcacCCCCCCGTctctccatcgctcactctccccaaccctcactcactttaaccaggctggggcagggggttagggtgtaggagtgggatgagggctccagctgggggtgcaggctctgggttggggacaTATGTAACATTATACACGTAAATCAGGTCCTTACAAAAAGTCAAGTagtgtaaaatgtatttttggaAAAGTGTATGTGCATTCTGCATGCAAAGTTCAATAATTTAGTTGTAAACCAGGACCAAAAGTCCATTGACAGATGTCTATAGCATCCCCCCAAGAAACCAAGGGATTCAGCACATTAATTGAAAACCAAAAGAGGAGGAAACTGTTCATAGTTAACAATGTATTGATAGTCTTGCTATCAGTGCTTCACAATTTCCGTTTAAAAGGTATATGTATGTCTGCCTTTTATGCATATGGATTCAAAAAATAAGCTAGATAGCACTGTGCACGAACCTGGATATATTTTCAAATGCCCCTCTCACAGGAGACCAGGGTGAGAGCTTGTATATACTTACTGATATTTTCTGCACAcctccaaatatttttttaaaagttctttgaAGTTTTCCTGCTTGCACAACTTTCCATTTCAATAATGTAAGTTGTAGATATTGCAAATGCTTTCTCCATTCATTATTTTAAGAGGGTAATTATGAACAGTAAAAGAGTAAtaatgttgcactccatatgtttcatggaaatatgcttatgagtgtgaatatgatgtaactggaatatgctttctgcaaaaggtctcttgtaaggtatcataacaaaggttataacatactgaatatattcctcctatttgtatgtatgtatcattcttgtatctgaagctagaaatatgaagtataactctgaggtcctattgtaattatgcaaagagtggaccattaatggtggcttagaatcttgatggctcccattgactaggacaattggttgtgaatgggtttatttacctgcaagcatTCCTGTGTATGTGGGGCCAGCCTGtaggtaatgaagaatgaggtctcacaggatatgtgaccatgtcacatgatgctgTAATcgatcttaaatctggtacttttccatttagaagaggagtggggacccagagagacaaaagattcccaccttgtgccaaagctataaaagtgggtggaacagaaaaaaaggaggctgccagtcatgGGAAAGcccctgctttccacctaagatgtctgctggaactaatgAGGACTGTACCacgggaaaggattgggcccagactaggaaggaatctAATCTGTGAAacaagcttattggaacatctctgaaggtgagatattacctgtaatcagtttcttaatgtattgggGTTAGACTTGcgtggttttgctttattttgcttgatgacttactttgttctgtctgttattacttggaaccacttaaaccctactttttatacttaataaaatcacttttgtttattaattaacccagactaagtgattaatacctgggggatcaaacagctgtacatatctctctatcagtgttatagtgggcggacaatttatgagtttaccctgtataagctttatacggagtaaaatggatttatttggggtttggatcccattggcaactgggtgtctgggtgctggaaataggtgacctgctgagcagtttttggttaaagtctacAGCTTTGGAGGAagcaacgaagagtcctgtggcaccttaaagactaacagatgtattggagcataagcgtttgtgggtgaatacccacttcgtcagcaCTTTACAGATCCAgagtaacatggctacccctctgagctttggaggagaggaccagacctgggtctgtgttgcagcaggctagcatgtctggctcaacaaggcaaggttctggagtcccaaactggcaggaaaaacgggctcagaggtaatttcagtacattaggtgacagtcccaagggggtccctgtgaccgaacctgtcacaacAACCATTTCCTTTTTGCCTGTTAAAGCATGTGTAACTAAGAACACTCATGCTGAATTATTTCTGGAGCCAGAGCTCCTGCATTCATGTTAAGCACAGAGCTAGGAACATAACATGAAGAGTGTGAAGTTAATTAAAGTTGggtgttttttaaagaatattttgatTGCACCCAATGTATTTTATTACTTCGGTTGCAAAAACATATGCACTCTACAGAACTGGAAAATAAGAACTGAGAGAAATGGAATGATTCATTTACCATATTATATTAACAACTGAACAAtctctagccttggaatctatgaattggaGGAAACATGGGCGAGATAGGAGTAACTGATTTGAAATTGACagaaattttacaaaaataatatgaAAACGCATAGGACTTATAACCCCATTATCTCACCTCTGCCTGCCTCCTTACCTTAttgccttgtctctctctcttttaatgctAATATAAAGTTATCAGCTATTCTGTTTATCTTTAAATAAAGTTTAATATTTGCTTTCTAACAACAAATATGTAATACAAATGTATAACTTCTATCACAGATTATTATAAAGTATTATTATAAATAGCTAGGTTTCTTACAGTTTTTCTCCAATTATGTGGGAAAACACATTGGAATGTTTTAGCTAACTATTTagatttatttcagagtagcagccgtgttagtctgtatccgcaaaaagaacaggagtacttgtggcaccttagagactaacaaatttatttgaacataagttttcgtgggctaaaaccagggccggctctaggttttttgccgccccaagcaaaaaaaattttggctgccccccacacacccctgcctccccagctctgggctccccccaaccagtgctgactccacccgctCCCCCCTTGCTTCCAGCCGGTCCGGCACTGGCAGGATTGgagtaagcagcggggctcccaggctgcacctcagcccagggcccttccagccaggcctcctgcctccaggaccggccgggatccaggagggcagagctgggggactgccccagcaggggactgaggagctggggcagggtagccccagagggagcggagccccggagagcgggacgcagGCCCCACATGGCAGCGCCCCAGACACTGATCCccactatggccccgctgctgctgctgctcctggccgccctgctgcagtccctagGCGACTCAGGCCGCttcacccagccccggctgcggcgctggggggcggtcGCCCTgaggcacctgcaggcagctccccccacccggtggcccccagcccgagtgtcccatGCTCGGAGCCCGCTcaacccagccacaaggtgcgggcgctgctccccgacaCGAACCACAGCGGTCCCAGGGCGCCCCcccatgcactgctgctggccggaatgctgcccctgaaaatgtgctgccccaagcaggtgcttggtttgctggtgcctagagccggccctggctaaaacccacttcatcggatgcatgcagtggaaaatacagtaggaagatatatatatacacacacacacagagagaacatgaaacagtgggtgttaccatacatactagagtgatcagttaaggtgagctactACCAGCAtgagagaaaataaatgttttgtagtggtaatcaaaatggcccagcaggtttgggggctgtctgtaagcaaggactggcctgtttcCCAAGATTTGTGAGTgtgatggatcgtccttcaggataggttacTTGCTTAcaatcctgaaggacgatccatcacGCTCACAAATCTTGGaaaacaggccagtccttgcttacagacagccccacgacctgaagcaaatactcaccagcaaccacacaccaaaaacactaaccccaggaacctatccttgcaacaacgcttgttgccaactctgtccacatatctagtcagggaacaccatcataggacctaatcacatcagccacactatcagaggctcattcatctgcacatctaccaatgtgatatatgccatcatgtgccagcaatgcccctctgccatgtacattggccaaaccggacaatctctacgtaaaagaataaatgaacacacatcagacgtcaagaattataacattcaagtctccctggtcacttgattacagacctaaaagtcacaatattacaacaaaaaaacttcaaaaacagactccaacgagagactgctgaattggaattaatttgcaaattggacaccattaaattaggcttgaataaagattgggagtggatgggtcattacacaaagtaaaactatttccccatgtttattctcCCCCCCTACtattcctcacaccttcttgtcaactgctggaaatgggccattttgattaccactacaaaacatttttttccctctcctgctggtaatagctcaccttaactgatcactctagcatgtatggtaacacccattgtttcatgttctgtgtatatacatcttcctactgtattttccatggcatgcatccgatgaagtggggtttagcccatgaaagctttgctcaaataaatgtgttagtctctaaggtgccacaagtaatcctgttctttttatttagatttataaatcTCCCTTCCTTAACAGAAAGTTTAGCAAGTATTTGAAAAcgtctttctctttttttcattttagctGTTCTCATTTTAGCTGCCACTCTCTATCATTTCAAAGGGTGGTGCGACATATAAGTCATCAATTTAGGGTTCTGGGCCACGTACTAAATTCCGTGGGCTTCCCTCTCTAGATAGCTGGTAGGTTCTTGGTCAGGCCCCTCTCCTATTAAAAGCTTGGCATGATTTAGTTTACACTTAGATTTATAAGCATCCATTTTTCCCTCTAACAAATTcctttgtatatatttttaaatctctctcatatcaataaaaagaacaggagtacttgtggcaccttagagactaacaaatttattagagcataagcttttgtgggctacagcatatccgaagaagtgggctgtagcccatgaaagcttatgctctaataaatttgttagtctctaaggtgccacaagtactcctgttctttttctctagacttcctggtgcctccttCATATAATATTTCAATGCGCTCTGTGATGAAGTCATAACTACCACTGAATCTCACAGGAGGATGGAGTGGAGCTACTGAGATAAGACAGGCACTCTTTCTACACTATGGAACAGATCACTATTTAAAATACTCTTATTTATATTACTTTAGAAAcccatgaaatatttttaaatggaatttgcACTATCACTCTAGGCCAGCCTAGGCATGCAATGGGGTTTCAGAATCAGTGGGACGTCACCAGCAGAGTGCATGCCAGGGCATTACAGGACTCAAGATTTAAGTGGGCGTAGGTACCGGAAGgagaaggaaaataaatgttaagtTCATAGGTCTGATTCTGCAAATGCTCAAATCAGGTGAGTGATACTTACATGATACAACATACCATCAAATTCAAGTGGGTCAGCGAACACAAGTAACTACTCACAAGTGTTTTCAGGAGTGGGACCAAAGAATTATCCTTATTatatatattgcagtagtgctagGCACTATTCAAACACAGAAGAGAACGACAGGCCCTGTCCCAAAGAGGTTATAACTTAAGTATCCTCTCACCCCATCATTTGTGGCATTCAGAACATTGAAAAGAGGCTCAGACAGATGTATCAAAGAGAAGCTCAATGAGAATCTCTGCTCGCTGTTAAGGCAGAAGAGCAAACAAACTCTCACTATGGGTAAGGAATGGGATAGAAAACAATACTGAAAATTTCATAATGCCACTACAGGGGGCAGCGCCTAACTGCACAGCAATTAAGGCTGCAGCAACAGTTTTTATAAACCTCTCTGAGCCCCCTCATTCAGCCATAGCTGTTTTGAGATAGGATTACTAGAACACAGTAATCCAGGGGAGGGAAGGACTGAAAAAACTGATTATCGGAGAGAGGAAGTATATGGGGATGATTATATGAGAGAGGCAGTGTTTTTCTCCTAATTTACAGTTTTGTAAATACAAAGTTGCAATGTCTAATATGGGACTTGTAACTGTCTCACAATATCCCCAGTAAAGTTTTGGTTaaaagggtgggaagggggagaaatcaGCTTTTCCATATGTCAACCCCAGagcagagaggcagagagagaactcTCTGCTCCCTCTATACAGGAAAAAACAGCATTGGCCAGTCTTATTTACATTTAATTGTATCTGTATGTTCTGATGGTATAAGTGATAATAGATTGTTGCTGTGACTGTACTCAGGAAAGGGCTTAAGAATTGCACATGATATTCCCTGGAGTAAGTGGGTCATCATGAATTTACTGAGAGTAGACTCCGACTTGGGAATGGGATTCAAAGTTCACCAAGGAGAAGGCAGAGGGCTCTGTCCTAGACAGCAGGAGCTCTATCCCAGGGAACAAGGACTCCGACCACGGGTTTTATTATTCTGGATTCCTCACCTGGGAATTCTGCCGTCTTAGAATAGGCTGgacttgcagcagcagcagcagcacaggcctGACCAGACACAGGCCTGTCACACACAACAGGACCATATAGCTGCAAATCTCAGTAGAACCTGCGGTGCTGACTTCTGCCTGttgtaggccttgctggagccctcGGCATAACTAGCACCATGAACCAGAGCAGACCTCGCCTTGGCAAAACATTACCATGCTCGGTATTAGTTAACACCAAGCAAGCATATTCCTGAGTGCAGAGGATGGTACCAAAAAACCCACAGATCTCTCAAGTAACTATGTAAACACATTCCTAAGAGGTGGTACAAGAACACACTGATACCTTATATGGTAAGACGGGGATAACAGCCTAAGGGATGTTTTGTTCACACTAGTGGGTACAAGGATAAGGGTGTTAACTAACACCATCTGGAGTataatacataacttgtttgtatcaaagaataaaaggagaagtcatagGAGGGGCATCTTtgcccagctgaggagacagcATCCTGGTGAGCTGACTGAGCGCGTACCATTGTCAGGGGCATATATGGTGTTAGTTTACCTGTAGCTTCTATGGGGCACTGTGAACCTGACTGAGCACCTTCGTCACTGAACcgagcctgtggtctttcttatGAACAACACTGAGGTCTGCTGAATCAGCAAGCTGTGCCCTCTGCTGGtggagctccaagaacagcagCACTGAGCAGTTGTAACAACTTAGCAGCCTTAAGAACATTCCTAAACATTTACCACCACTCGTCTTCTCCAGTCCAGAGAGgaaaacacccccaccccttcgGGTGTATAATTTGGACCATGAGTGAGGCGGTTCCATATATCACAGGACTCTATTGCAAGTAGGGAAGAGCCAACTGCAAAGGTGACCAGGGAGGTTACACTTTAGTGTCCTATTGCTGGAAGTAGGAATCCAGCCCTGGCTAGGGGCTTGAGccatagttttatttattttagaagctAGACTGAACCTAGCCGTTCTAGGTGGCAGTGGCAGCAACAAGAGGGTTACACTTACATAATAATTTTGTCCTTAATGGTACAACTATGAAAGCAAATGGCACAGGTCTGCCTGGGAATGTAATTCATGTCATGGTAGTTCTAATCTAATCTACTTGACTTGTTGATGGTGAAATCCATTTGTTCCACTGTAAATAGCGCAAGATACATTAAATAAATCCTAAAAGACAGACAGAACATACTAAAAATGCAACAATGAGACAGGAACTTACGTTGAATGGACAGCTCCAGGGAAATTTCATGCCAGCTGACCTCATTGCTGACATTACAACTATAGGAGCCTTTGTCAGACCAGGTGGTGGTTAATATGAGTAACACACTGTTATTCTGAGAGAGCTGGTAATGGCTTTCTATAGGGAGGGGCTTCCCATCCTTCTTCCACTGATATTTAGCCACTTTCTCAACTGAGGTGTTGCACACCAGCTCAGTGGTAAGGCCGATCAAGGACAAGTTGCTCCAGAGTTCCGGCTGGGACACGGGCTCTAGATGAAAAGAAGCAATTATTTCACTGCCCTGCTGAGAAGACTTCATTCACTTCCCCCTTTAAATGAATGGATGTCTTACCACTAACTACAGTGGGATTTGGATTAGGATCAGCATGAGTTTTACAATTAAGATTTTGGGTAAAAATcttaaaagtgcctaagtgatttggcaattctaagggtatgtctacactgcaattgggtGTAAAACTGCAGCACATGTAAATGTAACCTACTGATAGCAGGGAAACCATAACAGCATGGGCTTCAGTGCAGGCAAGCCACCTGAGTAGTTACCCAGGTAGGTTTGTATAACCCATGCTGAAGTCAGCTTCACTGCTAGCAGTATCTGAGCTAGCTATTGTatatctacacatgctgcagtcacacaccCCGACTGTAGGGTAGACACATCCTtggtctcactgaaagtcaaatgGAGAGTCCCACTGAACATTAAACTTTTAGAAAATTTaacaattttaactttttttaaaaagggaagctgTTCTACTGCTGGTGCAAGTGAAAACTCTTAAAGTAACTGCAGCTTTATGGTACCATTCCTCAGTGAATTGCAAGAGACAACAATATTCTGCCAGGAATGTTTTTCAGTCTAGCCAGTACTGACGTAGAGCACTAACAAGAGGCTGAGTTCTTGCAGGGCACTGATTCTGAAAGGTACTGTCTATACACACTAAAATAGAGTTCAGATGAGACCAATAATAGAAGTGCCATTTTATTATCATTTTCTCTGACTTACCAACAACTTCTAGTTGGATGGATCTGTCATTTTGCTTCTTCATGTTTATTATTAGGGTATAGATCCCACTGTCATTCACTTTTAATCCACAGATCTGGAGAGATCCATTTGACTTCTGGAAAAGAAATCTGTCTTGGTCCACAATGTCAGGAAGACTGGAGTTATTGACATGATAAGTCACAAGGTATTGCTCAGAAAATTTCCATTGCATGAGGCTAACACCCTGCAACTGATCCAGTCCAGGGAGCCCAATGCAGGATCCAGCAGCAGCAGTCATCCTCTCtcctgggggcccagctaggaCGTAACACCATGAAATCAACCATGCTACTGCAAGAGAAAAAACAAGCAGCTCTTGTACGGTTTATTGTCTtctggatagggttaccattcgtccggatttacccggacatgtcctcctttttgtgctaaaaatagcgtccggggggaatttgtaaagcactcacaatgtccgggatttcccccctcccccggagcggctgggagggctgcaggaaagtcccgggctggactcctgagcagctggagaggagctccgccctgcattctgagcaagtgtctcagcacaaagtgcagccctccccttttgcaactgggagcggttactgccatgcagcgtagcaaaacgggagcgagagcactttgtgctgatacaagggccgctctcccctgcaacccggtccgggccagggaccgggttttgttgtgcagggccagggaccgggttttgttgtgcaggggagcttagccacgtgtccggctcacacagagcccaacaccctgttctgagcagcagggtaaggggggcaggagaaggggcagggaggttctggagggggcagtcaagaaacggggggggggggcttttgggggggagtggagaaagttttgggcagtcagggtacaggtagggggtagggtcctggtgggcagttggggggggggtcttaggagggggcagttaggggacaaggaacagggagtcttaggtagggggtggggttctggagggaagttaggagcaggggtcccaggagggggcagtcaggggacaaggagcgggggggtagggggctgggagttctgggggggagctgtcagggggcaggagtggggagagggatcggagcagtcaggggacagggagcagaggggtttagatgggttgggagttctggggggggctgtcagggggcaggagtgcggagagggatcggagcagtcaggggacagggagcagaggggtttagatgggttgggagttctgggggggagctgtcagggggcaggagtggggagagggatcggagcagtcgggacagggagcagaggggtttagatgggttgggagttctgggggggggctgtcagggggtggggagtggttggatggggcgtgggagtcccaggggtctgtctgggggtgggggtgtggataaaggttggggcagtcaggggacaagaggcagggaggcttagatagtcctgggggacagttaggggcaggggtcccaggagggggtagtcaggggacaaggaacggggggagggttgggaggtcagggggggacgggaagtgggaggggcaggggcggggctagggcggggcttctcccgtcctcttttttgctcgctgaaatatggtaaccctacttctgGAGTTACCAGTCTGAAGTTATACCAGTGGAAAATTAGTTCAAAAGAAAGCAGAATCAGGGGCTGAGTAACTACTactgctgcagagccaggagtgaaaataaaacaatcacttcaacagggccggctttaggaagtgcggggcccaattcgaacatttcggcggggccccagcagggatgactaacaaaaaaaaccaaacatgtaaagaaaagcctttcatttcttccatgtattatttactttccataactatataaataatacaattatatattatgtacattgcatcatatgtgctgttgatcggttattaatgagctctgtttcaaatgtgtgggtccccgccactccctgggggtgtgctagggtgatcagatgtcccgattttatagagacagtcccgattttggggtctttttcttatatagaatcctattacccctcaccccctgtcccgatttttcacacttgctgtctggtcaccctagtggtgtgcacatgtgtgggtccctgctgctccctgcccccctcattgaagcaggtgtgcagggttactgccctgggaactgcagggcaccagtgaacatggggctggctggaggcagggcaggggctgactggaggtagggtctggctgcaggcagggcaaggggtgcggggctggctggagacagcggggtgtggggcgggctggctggcttcaggcagggccgcaggggggtgtggcgggggttggcagggctggagacagaggagtgcgggactggctggcttcaggcaggggggtgcggcaggggttggctggagacagggcaggaggtgcggggctggctgcaggcagggcaggggtgcagggctggtgcgggcaggggtgtgtgtggggctggctggcttcgggcagggctgctggggggtgcggcaggggttggctggagacagggcagagggtgcggcaggggctggctgtgggcagggggtgcgcagctggaggcagggcagaggggacagcaggggctggctgtgggcagggggtgtggggctggctggagacaggctggctgcaggcaaggcaggggtgcggggctggtgcgggcagaaggtgcagcagaggcagctggatccccagccctttaaatagcccccgagccccccgctgtcccagggctctgggggctatttaaagggcccggggctcccctgcttctaccgccccggccctttaaatagccaaggGAGCCCTGGagaagcggcggggctccagcggctatttaaagggccaggg
This genomic interval from Malaclemys terrapin pileata isolate rMalTer1 chromosome 9, rMalTer1.hap1, whole genome shotgun sequence contains the following:
- the LOC128843193 gene encoding HEPACAM family member 2-like isoform X2 is translated as MTAAAGSCIGLPGLDQLQGVSLMQWKFSEQYLVTYHVNNSSLPDIVDQDRFLFQKSNGSLQICGLKVNDSGIYTLIINMKKQNDRSIQLEVVEPVSQPELWSNLSLIGLTTELVCNTSVEKVAKYQWKKDGKPLPIESHYQLSQNNSVLLILTTTWSDKGSYSCNVSNEVSWHEISLELSIQQNRKRIWMLLPIGICMIACVVTGIFIFKSSS
- the LOC128843193 gene encoding HEPACAM family member 2-like isoform X1, which gives rise to MRALGGSGLRALLSVAWLISWCYVLAGPPGERMTAAAGSCIGLPGLDQLQGVSLMQWKFSEQYLVTYHVNNSSLPDIVDQDRFLFQKSNGSLQICGLKVNDSGIYTLIINMKKQNDRSIQLEVVEPVSQPELWSNLSLIGLTTELVCNTSVEKVAKYQWKKDGKPLPIESHYQLSQNNSVLLILTTTWSDKGSYSCNVSNEVSWHEISLELSIQQNRKRIWMLLPIGICMIACVVTGIFIFKSSS